One Blastocatellia bacterium DNA segment encodes these proteins:
- the mfd gene encoding transcription-repair coupling factor, whose protein sequence is MGRYEENARDELRRRLRADPALRALREGIARGEPVLAVSDVHASGAKAFFLAALRWFLSGDARPLVFVGMEEDLQALGEEVRLFLSVLSEDASSTVVLLPALDVSPFDGLSPHPAVLQQRAHALTMLAQGEAAIVLVEAKALMMRTFPPEDLRRLDLRLAPGEEIAPETLVSALLTAGYVREDPVREPGQFSWRGGILDVYSPSESTPVRIEFFGDEVASLRAFDPESQRSIASLDHTRIIPLREFAVSREELQRWNERLAREWAEPQFAHDRKRVQIAAQTGDLPPGWEFLIPLTRPLTHTLFEWLPSAFFLVDDAVRMPTYVEQLWQAMMEHYDAARENGRIVLPPEHYFLTPMELTARLTARQRIELHPLGRSPLLTEAEDGLPPVIEFRAVSERGARTPTIEWTKVLTPQPGALTFLIARSKSLAEHFLKLFTEHDVPVDMFPSTSGPAIAPGDHLPRWPLFILVGHLRSGFHLPALGVSVFSQHDLLREEPEAARPSPSRERPSAAFLSDFKDLKPGDYLVHVDHGIGQFEGLVQLRTPEGTPHDFLLLRYADDARLYVPVERLDLVQKYVGADGGPPRLDRLGGTTWLRTKARAVRAMRDLAEELLKLYAERKLIPGHAFSPDTPWQAEFEASFEYELTPDQARALEEIKRDMERPVPMDRLLCGDVGFGKTEVAMRAAFKAVMDGKQVAVLAPTTVLVEQHYRTFTRRFAAFPITIAQLSRFCSRAEIARTLRGLEEGTVDIVIGTHRLLGRDVRFRDLGLVIIDEEQRFGVRHKEQLKQLRRRVDVLTLTATPIPRTLYMALTGLRDLSVIQTPPPDRLAVQTAIVPFSSAIIRSAIERELQRGGQVFFVHNDIETIHEIAHLIRQLVPHARVGVAHGRLSERELERTVLRFVRQELDVLVTTTIIENGIDIPQANTILINMAERFGLADLYQLRGRVGRSNRLAYAYLLIPPEATLSSVARRRLAALKEFSDLGSGFRLAALDLELRGAGNLLGPEQSGHLNALGFELYCQLLERAIRELRGEKIEEEIVPQINLRLPIRIPETYIADMSQRLHVYKRLAAARTEAKLAELREELVDRYGPLPPEVERLLLLGSIRNAALSLRVRAIEREGSRILIQFADPDRLSPECCRTFLAAHPSAEFTPEGTLRYDLSAPDERTLLLQLRDDLLQLQEATYNSPSQREGSAASADTTKGERKH, encoded by the coding sequence ATGGGCCGCTACGAGGAGAACGCTCGGGACGAACTCCGACGACGGCTGCGAGCCGATCCCGCTCTGCGCGCTCTGCGAGAAGGGATCGCTCGCGGAGAGCCGGTTCTCGCCGTTTCTGACGTGCACGCTTCGGGAGCGAAGGCCTTCTTCTTGGCAGCACTTCGATGGTTCCTCTCGGGAGATGCGCGCCCACTCGTCTTCGTCGGGATGGAAGAAGACCTTCAGGCCCTCGGCGAAGAAGTGCGTCTCTTCCTGTCGGTGCTCAGCGAGGACGCGTCTTCGACCGTAGTGCTGCTTCCGGCTCTCGACGTCTCACCTTTTGATGGACTCTCCCCACATCCGGCCGTACTGCAACAGCGCGCTCATGCGCTCACGATGCTCGCGCAAGGAGAGGCGGCGATCGTCCTCGTGGAGGCGAAGGCGCTCATGATGCGAACGTTCCCGCCCGAGGATCTTCGACGCCTCGATCTGCGACTCGCCCCCGGCGAGGAGATCGCCCCCGAAACGCTCGTCTCCGCGCTGCTGACAGCGGGTTATGTGCGCGAGGACCCGGTACGAGAGCCGGGCCAATTCAGTTGGCGCGGCGGTATCCTTGACGTCTACTCGCCGTCGGAGTCCACGCCCGTACGCATCGAATTCTTCGGCGACGAGGTCGCTTCGCTTCGCGCTTTCGATCCGGAATCCCAACGCTCGATCGCCTCGCTCGACCACACGCGCATCATCCCTCTCCGAGAATTCGCCGTCTCGCGTGAAGAGCTACAGCGGTGGAATGAGCGACTGGCGCGCGAATGGGCCGAGCCGCAGTTTGCGCATGATCGTAAGCGCGTGCAGATTGCAGCGCAAACGGGAGATCTGCCCCCAGGCTGGGAATTCCTCATTCCTTTGACGCGTCCGCTGACGCACACGCTCTTCGAGTGGCTCCCCTCGGCCTTCTTCCTCGTGGACGACGCAGTGAGAATGCCCACCTACGTCGAACAGCTTTGGCAAGCGATGATGGAGCATTACGACGCGGCCAGAGAGAACGGGCGCATTGTCCTCCCGCCCGAGCACTACTTCCTCACGCCGATGGAGTTGACCGCGCGTTTGACCGCACGACAGCGCATCGAGCTGCATCCGCTCGGACGCTCGCCGCTCCTCACGGAGGCGGAAGACGGGCTTCCTCCTGTGATCGAATTCCGCGCGGTGAGCGAGAGAGGCGCGCGCACGCCCACGATCGAATGGACGAAGGTCCTGACGCCGCAGCCCGGCGCGCTCACGTTCCTCATCGCGCGATCGAAATCGCTCGCCGAACACTTCCTCAAGCTCTTCACCGAACATGACGTACCGGTGGACATGTTCCCTTCAACGAGCGGTCCGGCGATCGCCCCCGGCGATCATCTTCCGCGATGGCCTCTTTTCATTCTCGTCGGGCATCTGCGCTCGGGATTCCATTTGCCTGCGCTCGGAGTCTCCGTCTTCAGCCAACATGACCTGCTTCGCGAAGAGCCAGAAGCCGCGAGGCCATCGCCGAGTCGGGAGCGGCCTTCGGCAGCCTTCCTCTCAGATTTCAAGGACCTCAAGCCGGGCGATTATCTCGTGCACGTGGACCATGGGATCGGACAATTCGAGGGGCTCGTCCAATTGAGGACGCCCGAGGGCACGCCGCACGATTTCTTGCTGCTTCGCTATGCCGACGACGCGCGACTCTACGTGCCGGTGGAGCGATTGGACCTGGTGCAGAAATACGTGGGCGCTGACGGAGGACCACCACGCCTGGATCGGTTGGGTGGAACGACCTGGCTTCGTACGAAAGCGCGCGCAGTGCGCGCCATGCGAGATCTGGCCGAAGAGTTGCTCAAGCTCTATGCCGAGCGCAAGCTCATCCCCGGACACGCCTTCAGTCCCGATACCCCTTGGCAGGCCGAGTTCGAGGCCAGCTTCGAGTATGAACTGACCCCCGATCAGGCCCGCGCGCTCGAAGAGATCAAGCGCGACATGGAACGTCCGGTCCCGATGGATCGGCTCCTATGCGGGGACGTCGGATTCGGCAAGACGGAAGTCGCTATGCGCGCGGCTTTCAAGGCCGTCATGGACGGCAAGCAAGTGGCCGTGCTCGCTCCCACGACGGTCTTGGTCGAGCAGCACTACCGCACGTTCACGCGCCGCTTCGCCGCGTTCCCCATCACCATCGCGCAGCTCTCCCGATTCTGCTCCCGTGCCGAGATCGCGCGCACGCTCCGAGGCCTGGAGGAGGGAACGGTGGATATCGTCATCGGGACCCATCGTCTGCTCGGCCGCGATGTGCGCTTCCGCGACCTCGGCCTGGTGATCATTGATGAAGAGCAACGGTTCGGCGTCCGACATAAGGAGCAACTGAAACAACTGCGACGCCGCGTGGATGTGCTCACGCTCACAGCGACGCCGATCCCTCGCACGCTCTACATGGCGCTCACCGGACTGCGCGATCTCTCCGTCATTCAGACCCCTCCGCCGGATCGGTTGGCTGTGCAGACCGCGATCGTCCCCTTCTCTTCGGCGATCATTCGCAGCGCCATCGAGCGCGAATTGCAACGCGGCGGGCAGGTCTTCTTCGTCCACAACGACATTGAGACGATCCACGAGATCGCGCATCTCATCCGCCAACTCGTCCCCCATGCGCGCGTCGGCGTCGCGCACGGTCGGCTCTCGGAGCGCGAATTGGAGCGCACGGTCTTGCGCTTCGTCCGCCAGGAGCTGGATGTCCTCGTCACGACGACGATCATCGAGAACGGCATTGACATCCCGCAAGCGAACACGATCTTGATCAACATGGCCGAGCGCTTCGGCTTGGCCGACCTCTACCAACTGCGTGGGCGCGTCGGTCGGTCCAATCGCCTCGCCTATGCGTATTTGCTTATCCCTCCGGAGGCCACGCTCAGCTCGGTCGCGCGTCGGCGATTGGCCGCCCTCAAGGAATTCTCCGACCTGGGCTCGGGCTTTCGCCTCGCGGCTCTCGATCTCGAATTGCGCGGTGCCGGGAATTTGCTCGGGCCCGAGCAGTCGGGACATCTCAATGCGCTCGGCTTCGAGCTGTACTGTCAGCTTCTCGAACGCGCGATCCGCGAGCTGCGCGGCGAGAAGATCGAGGAGGAGATCGTCCCGCAGATCAACCTCCGCCTCCCTATCCGCATCCCGGAGACCTATATCGCCGATATGAGTCAGCGCTTGCACGTCTACAAGCGCCTGGCGGCCGCTCGCACTGAAGCGAAACTCGCCGAGTTGCGCGAGGAGCTAGTGGACCGATATGGGCCGCTACCTCCTGAGGTCGAACGCCTCCTGCTCCTTGGCTCGATTCGAAACGCGGCCCTCTCGCTGCGCGTGCGCGCCATCGAGCGCGAAGGCTCACGCATTCTCATCCAGTTCGCCGATCCCGATCGCTTGAGCCCGGAATGCTGTCGGACTTTCCTCGCCGCGCATCCTTCGGCGGAATTCACCCCTGAGGGCACGCTGCGGTATGACCTCTCAGCGCCCGATGAACGAACGCTCCTCCTTCAGCTTCGCGACGACTTGCTCCAGCTGCAGGAGGCGACGTACAATTCCCCATCGCAGCGAGAAGGAAGCGCCGCAAGCGCCGACACAACGAAGGGGGAGCGAAAACACTGA
- a CDS encoding Fic family protein → MFRLPQRRLPAWAQEVEEARAAYDALAPLSAERLGELAGWLLLEQVTHEMRLDGYRLERERLRELLLEGKMAETPEEQLALGFAAAIRRLSAHVATGLEEGRPVELTLELLLDLARLSLGRAEGAKELLRHRRVNPLYPEHDPCSPEELPHLLRLALEWFTAESFAELNPIEQAALVHVRLFDLQPFERASQRVARLAANLYTLRAGLPPILIPVEATAAYYEALLSGLRMATEPLVELFARLVAGTLRTLRQLALESA, encoded by the coding sequence ATGTTTCGGCTGCCGCAACGACGGCTTCCGGCTTGGGCCCAAGAGGTGGAGGAGGCGCGCGCAGCTTACGATGCGCTCGCACCGCTATCGGCGGAACGGTTGGGAGAGCTGGCTGGATGGCTTCTGTTGGAACAGGTCACTCACGAGATGCGCCTGGACGGGTATCGGTTGGAGCGCGAGCGCTTGCGGGAGCTTCTCCTCGAAGGGAAGATGGCAGAGACTCCTGAGGAGCAGCTTGCGCTCGGCTTCGCGGCTGCCATTCGGCGACTGAGCGCGCACGTCGCCACCGGACTGGAGGAAGGACGCCCGGTCGAGCTGACGCTGGAGTTGCTTCTGGACCTGGCGCGCTTGAGCCTCGGGCGTGCCGAAGGCGCGAAGGAGCTTCTGCGCCATCGGCGCGTGAATCCTCTGTATCCGGAACATGATCCCTGCTCGCCTGAGGAGCTACCGCATCTGTTGCGATTGGCCCTAGAATGGTTCACCGCCGAGAGCTTCGCCGAATTGAATCCCATTGAGCAAGCGGCCTTGGTGCATGTTCGGCTCTTCGACCTCCAACCGTTCGAACGGGCCTCGCAGCGCGTGGCGCGTTTGGCGGCGAACCTCTACACGTTGCGCGCGGGGCTGCCGCCCATCCTCATCCCGGTGGAGGCGACCGCGGCCTACTACGAAGCGTTGCTCTCCGGGCTGCGGATGGCGACCGAACCACTTGTGGAGTTGTTTGCGCGCTTGGTGGCCGGAACACTGCGCACGCTCCGACAGCTCGCTTTGGAGAGCGCGTGA
- the rfaE2 gene encoding D-glycero-beta-D-manno-heptose 1-phosphate adenylyltransferase gives MGEILDPPALERERERLRREGRRVVFTNGCFDLLHPGHIRFLQQAKALGDVLIVAINSDASVRALKGPGRPIFPERERAEMLAALEAVDYVTIFDDLTPRALIAALLPDVLVKGGDWRLEEIVGREEVEAAGGRVLSLPYHEGYSTTRLIERIRTMLS, from the coding sequence ATGGGGGAGATCCTCGACCCACCGGCTCTCGAACGCGAGCGCGAGCGCCTGCGGCGCGAAGGCCGGCGCGTCGTCTTCACCAACGGTTGCTTTGACCTGCTGCATCCTGGCCACATCCGGTTCCTGCAGCAAGCGAAAGCGCTCGGCGACGTCCTCATCGTCGCAATCAACAGCGACGCCTCCGTTCGCGCCTTGAAAGGCCCAGGCCGTCCCATCTTCCCCGAACGAGAGCGCGCGGAGATGCTCGCCGCTCTGGAAGCCGTGGATTACGTCACTATCTTCGATGACCTCACGCCGCGCGCCCTCATCGCCGCTCTCTTGCCCGATGTCCTCGTCAAAGGCGGCGATTGGCGCTTGGAAGAGATCGTCGGCCGCGAGGAAGTCGAAGCGGCTGGCGGACGCGTCCTCTCGTTGCCGTATCACGAGGGCTATTCCACGACGAGATTGATCGAGCGCATTCGCACCATGCTCTCCTGA
- a CDS encoding dihydroorotate dehydrogenase electron transfer subunit has translation MRDHRVRILSNAPETPTYWRLRVHLSEAFAARPGQFVMMRARDQWEPIWRRPLVIYRMEEHAEGVHLEFLYKVLGRGTALLSRQRPGDELEMLGPLGNGFPTGENPEAEAILVSGGIGLPALYLLAEALARDKRPIRLFHGEPTVEPGIPFPFLEDFARVLKPEAITLATEDGSQGVRGLVTEALEADLERARPRRAVLYACGPTPMLRRVAEIAARWELPAYVSLEARMACGFGVCLGCAVKTQFASDRAPHYRRACIEGPVFRAEEVIWDEL, from the coding sequence ATGAGAGATCATCGCGTTCGCATCCTCAGTAATGCGCCGGAGACGCCTACCTATTGGCGTTTGCGGGTTCATCTCTCGGAAGCCTTCGCAGCGCGCCCTGGTCAGTTCGTCATGATGCGCGCGCGCGATCAGTGGGAGCCGATCTGGAGGCGCCCGCTCGTCATCTATCGCATGGAGGAGCACGCCGAGGGCGTGCACCTGGAATTCCTCTACAAAGTCCTCGGACGCGGGACCGCGCTGCTCAGTCGCCAACGTCCGGGTGATGAGCTGGAGATGTTGGGCCCATTGGGTAACGGCTTCCCCACGGGCGAGAATCCGGAAGCCGAAGCGATCCTCGTCTCGGGTGGGATCGGCCTCCCGGCCCTCTATCTTTTGGCCGAAGCCTTGGCGCGTGACAAAAGGCCGATTCGACTCTTCCACGGCGAACCAACGGTCGAGCCAGGGATCCCTTTCCCTTTCCTGGAGGACTTCGCGCGCGTGTTGAAGCCAGAAGCGATCACGCTGGCCACGGAAGATGGCTCGCAAGGAGTCCGGGGACTGGTGACCGAAGCTCTTGAGGCTGATTTGGAGCGCGCGCGTCCGCGCCGCGCCGTCCTCTACGCGTGCGGCCCCACGCCAATGTTGCGACGCGTGGCTGAGATCGCCGCACGGTGGGAGCTGCCAGCTTACGTTTCGCTCGAAGCCCGCATGGCCTGCGGATTCGGCGTTTGTCTGGGCTGCGCCGTCAAGACGCAATTCGCCTCGGATCGCGCGCCTCACTATCGCCGCGCTTGCATCGAAGGTCCGGTCTTCCGAGCGGAGGAGGTCATCTGGGATGAGTTGTGA
- a CDS encoding peptidyl-prolyl cis-trans isomerase has protein sequence MKRYGIAGLLGFLLWFLAPPLPRGQDEPVLVDEIVARINSDIITLSALRRAQAELRQELEQQGLRGEELERAYREASKTLLQQLIDNQLLVQRANELGITVETQINEFLLNWGRQQGIPPAEVEKRLAEAGLDPDQVRQTLRLRFLREAVLAREVYSRIFQNIFDRDVEQYYQQHREEFTEPETVRLSEIFISTQGRSREQALAIVREIQEKLKAGADFGDLAVQYSARPSARNKGDIGTFTLGPRRTLGDAQAKAIEGLKVGDVSPPIELPDGFQLLKVTERQEARVRPLDAELKRQIQMRLAQQRAEGAIREYIETLRRDAYIWIAPAYREQYAAAETTTANPKKPQ, from the coding sequence ATGAAACGATACGGGATAGCCGGTCTCCTCGGATTCCTCCTTTGGTTCCTCGCTCCTCCTCTCCCTCGAGGCCAGGACGAACCGGTCCTCGTGGATGAGATCGTCGCGCGCATCAACAGCGACATCATTACCCTCTCGGCATTGCGCCGCGCGCAAGCCGAGCTGCGACAGGAATTGGAGCAGCAGGGCCTCAGAGGAGAAGAGTTGGAGCGCGCGTATCGCGAGGCTTCCAAGACCCTTCTGCAACAGTTGATCGACAATCAGCTCCTCGTCCAGCGCGCCAACGAACTCGGCATCACCGTCGAGACGCAGATCAACGAATTCCTCCTCAACTGGGGCCGACAGCAAGGTATCCCACCGGCCGAAGTGGAGAAGCGTTTGGCGGAAGCCGGTCTCGATCCCGATCAAGTTCGACAGACGCTTCGCCTGCGCTTCCTTCGCGAAGCTGTCCTCGCTCGCGAGGTCTACAGCCGCATCTTCCAAAACATCTTCGATCGCGATGTCGAACAGTACTATCAACAGCATCGCGAGGAGTTCACGGAACCGGAGACCGTTCGCCTGAGCGAGATCTTCATCAGCACGCAGGGCCGCTCGCGCGAGCAGGCGCTCGCGATCGTGCGCGAGATTCAAGAGAAGTTGAAAGCGGGAGCCGACTTCGGGGATCTCGCCGTTCAGTATTCCGCGCGTCCTTCGGCTCGCAATAAGGGTGACATCGGGACGTTCACGCTTGGTCCCCGGCGCACTTTGGGCGATGCCCAAGCCAAGGCTATTGAGGGACTGAAAGTAGGCGATGTCTCGCCTCCCATTGAGCTGCCCGATGGCTTCCAACTCTTGAAGGTGACCGAACGGCAGGAGGCGCGCGTTCGCCCGCTCGATGCCGAACTGAAACGCCAGATCCAAATGCGCCTGGCACAACAACGCGCCGAGGGGGCCATTCGCGAGTATATCGAGACGCTCCGTCGCGATGCTTACATCTGGATCGCTCCCGCTTACCGCGAGCAATACGCGGCCGCTGAGACGACGACGGCGAATCCGAAGAAGCCTCAATGA
- the serS gene encoding serine--tRNA ligase — protein sequence MLDIRFVRENLELVREKLARRGVTVALHDFERLDAERREKIARADALRAERNRTSEEIGRLMRAGERERAEALRQHVREIGEAIKHLDAEIARLDAELEALLLSLPNLPHDSVPIGPDETANLEIRRWGHPRAFDFEPKDHVELATRLGILDLERAAKITGARFAVLTDLGARLERALINFMLDVHTREHGYREVWLPFLVKTEALVGTGQLPKFAGDLFWTVDRSLVERLSETSASESEEFRIRVREVFDNGLWLVPTAEVPLVNLYRDEILDGEALPIALTAYTPCFRSEAGSYGRDVRGLIRQHQFDKVELVKITTPESSYEELEALTRDAERILQKLELPYRVVVLSTGDLGFASAKTYDIEVWLPSQQRYREISSCSNCEAFQARRANIRFRRHPGARPEFVHTLNGSGLAVGRTWLALLENHQQKDGSVLIPRALQPYLDGLEVLEPRRT from the coding sequence ATGCTCGACATTCGCTTCGTCCGAGAGAATTTGGAACTGGTGAGAGAGAAACTCGCGCGGCGAGGGGTTACGGTCGCCTTGCACGATTTCGAGCGCTTGGATGCCGAACGGCGCGAGAAGATCGCTCGGGCTGATGCCTTGCGCGCTGAGCGCAATCGCACGAGCGAGGAGATCGGACGCCTGATGCGCGCTGGAGAGCGAGAGCGGGCCGAAGCCCTTCGTCAACATGTGCGCGAGATCGGCGAGGCGATTAAACATTTGGACGCAGAGATCGCTCGACTCGATGCGGAGCTAGAGGCGCTCTTGCTCAGCCTTCCTAATCTGCCTCATGATTCCGTTCCGATTGGTCCCGACGAAACGGCCAACCTCGAAATTCGGCGTTGGGGACACCCGCGCGCGTTCGACTTCGAGCCCAAAGATCATGTCGAGCTGGCCACGCGGTTGGGCATCCTGGATCTAGAGCGCGCGGCTAAGATCACGGGAGCCCGCTTCGCCGTCCTCACGGACCTAGGCGCTCGATTGGAGCGCGCCTTGATCAACTTCATGCTCGATGTCCACACGCGCGAGCATGGATATCGAGAGGTTTGGCTCCCGTTCTTAGTCAAGACCGAGGCACTCGTGGGCACGGGGCAACTCCCGAAATTCGCGGGCGATCTCTTCTGGACGGTAGATCGCTCGCTCGTCGAACGCCTCTCTGAGACGAGCGCTTCCGAAAGCGAAGAGTTCCGCATTCGCGTGCGCGAGGTGTTCGACAATGGGCTGTGGTTAGTGCCGACGGCCGAAGTGCCTCTGGTGAATCTCTATCGCGACGAGATCCTCGATGGCGAGGCCCTGCCTATTGCCTTAACGGCCTACACGCCGTGCTTCCGAAGCGAGGCGGGCAGTTATGGGCGCGACGTCCGTGGCCTCATCCGTCAACACCAATTCGACAAGGTCGAGTTGGTTAAGATCACCACGCCCGAGTCCTCCTACGAAGAGCTCGAGGCCCTCACGCGCGATGCCGAACGCATCTTGCAGAAGCTGGAGTTGCCCTATCGCGTCGTCGTCCTCTCGACCGGTGATCTCGGTTTCGCCTCGGCCAAGACCTACGATATCGAGGTGTGGCTTCCCAGCCAACAGCGCTATCGCGAAATCTCCTCCTGCTCCAATTGCGAAGCGTTCCAAGCCCGGCGGGCGAACATCCGCTTCCGCCGCCATCCGGGAGCGCGCCCTGAGTTCGTCCACACGCTCAACGGCTCGGGCCTGGCCGTTGGGCGGACTTGGCTCGCTCTGCTGGAGAATCACCAGCAAAAGGATGGCTCGGTGCTCATCCCCCGCGCTTTGCAACCATATCTGGATGGCTTGGAAGTCCTCGAACCACGTCGGACCTGA
- the galU gene encoding UTP--glucose-1-phosphate uridylyltransferase GalU — MTRRGRIRKAVFPAAGLGTRFLPATKAQPKEMLPLVDKPLIQYAVEEAIQSGIEQMIIVTGRGKNAIEDHFDIAFELEQTLEERGRHDQAEEIRRIAEMTRFAYVRQKKALGLGHAILVARDLVDDEPFAVLLGDDVIDAQTPCVKQLMAVFERYAAPVIALLRIEGPEISRFGVVRGEPIGPRLYRLLDMVEKPRPEEAPSNLAIVGRYILTPDIFEELERTPPGAGGEIQLTDALRALLRRRPVYGYEFEGKRYDAGDKLGFLIATVELALKREDIGEAFREYLRRLPL; from the coding sequence ATGACGAGGAGGGGGAGAATTCGGAAGGCTGTATTTCCAGCCGCCGGACTCGGGACGCGCTTTTTGCCCGCGACCAAAGCGCAGCCCAAGGAGATGCTGCCGCTGGTGGATAAACCGCTCATTCAATATGCTGTCGAGGAGGCGATTCAGAGCGGGATCGAGCAAATGATCATCGTGACCGGGCGCGGCAAGAACGCCATCGAGGATCATTTCGACATCGCCTTCGAATTGGAGCAGACACTCGAAGAGCGAGGGAGGCATGATCAGGCGGAGGAGATTCGGCGAATCGCGGAGATGACGCGTTTCGCCTACGTGCGACAAAAGAAGGCGTTGGGGTTGGGACATGCGATCTTGGTCGCGCGCGACCTCGTGGATGATGAACCATTCGCCGTCCTGTTGGGCGACGATGTGATTGATGCCCAGACGCCGTGCGTGAAGCAACTGATGGCCGTCTTCGAGCGGTATGCGGCGCCGGTGATCGCCCTTTTGCGGATCGAGGGACCGGAGATCTCCCGCTTCGGCGTTGTGCGAGGCGAACCCATTGGGCCTCGCCTTTATCGGCTTCTGGACATGGTGGAGAAACCCCGGCCCGAGGAAGCGCCTTCCAACCTGGCTATCGTGGGACGGTACATTCTGACGCCCGATATTTTCGAGGAGCTGGAGAGGACGCCACCGGGCGCTGGCGGGGAGATTCAACTCACCGATGCCTTGCGGGCCTTGTTACGACGGCGGCCTGTTTACGGCTACGAGTTCGAGGGCAAGCGTTACGATGCGGGGGACAAATTGGGCTTTCTGATCGCCACGGTTGAGCTGGCGCTCAAACGGGAAGACATCGGGGAAGCGTTTCGAGAATATCTGAGGAGGTTGCCACTCTGA
- a CDS encoding dihydroorotate dehydrogenase, translating to MSCDLSVEIAGLRFKNPVLTASGTFGYGIEFAQWFDLGRLGGICTKGLSLEPLEGNPPPRIVETHGGMLNSIGLQNIGVRAFVAEKLPLLRQFQTHIIANVFGSCFEEYLEVIRILDDAEGIAAYELNISCPNVKAGGMEFGNDPDEAARLTEACKRIARRPIIVKLSPNAGDIVRVACAVESAGADAISAINTILGLSVDIYTRRPRLAMGMGGLSGPAIKPIAVRMVYQIVRAVRIPVIGIGGIATPEDALEFLIAGATAVQIGTANYYDPLVSIKVIEGLQQFCQQQRITAIRSLIGSLRMDERLA from the coding sequence ATGAGTTGTGATCTCTCGGTCGAAATCGCCGGACTGCGTTTCAAGAATCCGGTCCTCACCGCCAGCGGCACCTTCGGCTATGGGATAGAATTCGCTCAATGGTTCGATCTCGGGCGGTTGGGCGGAATCTGCACCAAAGGGCTCTCACTTGAACCGCTGGAAGGGAATCCTCCGCCCCGAATCGTTGAGACACACGGCGGTATGCTCAATTCCATCGGCCTACAGAACATCGGCGTTCGCGCCTTCGTCGCCGAGAAACTCCCTCTCTTGCGCCAATTCCAGACGCACATCATCGCCAACGTCTTCGGCTCCTGCTTCGAGGAGTATCTCGAAGTCATCCGCATCCTCGACGACGCCGAAGGGATCGCCGCATATGAGTTGAACATCTCTTGCCCGAACGTAAAAGCGGGCGGCATGGAGTTCGGCAACGATCCGGATGAGGCCGCTCGTCTGACGGAAGCGTGCAAACGGATCGCCCGTCGCCCGATCATCGTGAAGCTCTCGCCCAATGCCGGCGACATCGTTCGGGTGGCGTGCGCAGTGGAATCGGCTGGGGCCGATGCCATCTCTGCGATCAACACGATCCTCGGCCTCTCGGTGGATATCTACACGCGCCGCCCTCGACTGGCGATGGGAATGGGTGGTCTCTCCGGCCCCGCTATCAAACCGATCGCTGTGCGCATGGTCTATCAAATTGTTCGCGCCGTCCGCATCCCCGTCATCGGCATCGGCGGGATTGCGACCCCTGAGGATGCCTTGGAGTTCCTCATCGCCGGCGCAACGGCCGTGCAAATCGGGACGGCGAACTATTACGATCCGCTCGTCTCAATCAAGGTCATCGAAGGTCTTCAGCAGTTCTGCCAGCAACAGCGAATCACCGCAATTCGCTCGCTCATCGGCTCGCTCCGGATGGACGAGCGCCTTGCTTGA